A single Cyclopterus lumpus isolate fCycLum1 chromosome 15, fCycLum1.pri, whole genome shotgun sequence DNA region contains:
- the LOC117744065 gene encoding sorbin and SH3 domain-containing protein 1, whose protein sequence is MKGSPDLIPAADLDPSRVCKGKGAVTLRATLVHIDDEGRISAEPNVITTPGGWTSQINGDCSKAGVAEGGGNITADLPPVNNTQCQANSPESLKENQAPSSADIQSCVTTSSSVYPCTSTVNPTIVLLQHNRGETGHRPHFKEPTPERDNSPDPGRDSVSPVPDMDWKRLRLSLHSPVLGPLNKPIVPVRNTEKSKDWYKTMFKQIHRIPEPIEENPYRPTYVFPDNYDIQTKSKDDCPTPFSYLEDVRAVPRSKSDMEVDSRGRSMPVPTRSSSLRPSAKRNEWEPPDKKVDTRKYRAEPKSIFEYEPGKSSVLKLERTTQDVNPEDVDLENEPWYKFFSEMEFDNASAPSFSPLETASDLQQYSSSKSGHSEVEKDGGSSTGEPGAPECDRHVYKSVLEGGDIPLQGLRALNKRQASSSSSKVDYKGGNGYIISPCSSVNSRSVLASNAIGNQCKSMKPLSAAKACIPQILPSKFKPKLLPPSGDSQESRTRAVRHPKAHSCEDLYTGPCGTDFAGADERASGQRSHSESSCGGECPDGLKSVSPAIRRSASHFSGLYRTMHQIQRPSSAGCSPHGSVRSLASLFEKSQADGGERSEADGGGNIPRAAVSSRVSEFEVIIRRSTSPPSRSSSLPALYSGHSPAHSPAHLYMASAVSAESLLVADTTQTDACSPAEADGRSCGEEVLSPGGVTVEEAASPSEDRHGVRTDSPSNTEAEVELIFSKGSPELNHQHVGGSKSPPALLTASPLQHNHLHHHHHHLHHLNHQLPLKPSKCKGSCPASYTRFTTILRHERQQASTQQERLPPLEKKTTLPGNLFLMGPAPFRLRKNLQSHQSRRSLPATKVMAGTPRPSALSPEPRPLIPQRLSSLEVLERLSNGDESNNDHLSNGQGLDANGNLLKPLALHRRDSSPVLGESPDEVLRRRHGDKEKILEEQRRLKREQEEADTASRRHTGIVPTHHQFITNERFGDLLNITDNAEKRKSGVERTPAMARFDFRAETLKELPFQKGDIVYIIRQVDQNWYEGEHHGRVGIFPQSYVELLPPTEKAQPKKSAPVQVLEYGEAVARFNFNGDTVVEMSFRKGERITLIRRVDENWYEGKISGTNRQGIFPVTYVEVNRRPRVKNGMEYLDPPVSQSPQRSTNASPQLYRNRLTTSPLPLPRSPRRSVSPEVHAISSEWISLTVGGGSPPAAPTPPLPPLPSVSYRCGEYLPPPYSASPVPPITGSPYWASPMASPSASPLPPPYPPRPNSTTPFLTFTPPQGGDFLLSLHSPRLSRSASPCGGPVLEGWVRGEKELTEGEGAEGDGGHAAPGGRRNSPSEFGKNEADHHERSSRSPVMLFDIQDNNNVNSFAEAVCNEILNIAETSVRYCSTLSHHPHDSVHRLHPHPSKQSLIISQQPLSHSSSPEPNRLSCGIFQALYSYVPQNEDELELQEGDLVSVMEKCDDGWFVGTSKRTKQFGTFPGNYVKEAKL, encoded by the exons ATGAAAGGCTCCCCTGACCTGATTCCTGCCGCAG attTGGACCCCAGCAGAGTGTGCAAGGGGAAAGGAGCCGTCACTCTGAGGGCCACCCTCGTCCACATAGACGACGAGGGCCGCATCAGCGCCGAGCCAAATGTCATCACAACGCCAG GTGGCTGGACAAGCCAGATTAATGGAGACTGCTCTAAAGCAGGGGTGGCTGAGGGGGGCGGCAACATCACAGCTGATTTACCTCCTGTAAACAACACTCAGTGCCAG GCCAATTCACCAGAGAGCCTCAAAGAGAACCAGGCCCCATCCTCCGCCGACATTCAGAGCTGCGTCACGACCTCCAGCTCCGTGTATCCCTGCACCAGCACAGTCAACCCCACCATCGTCCTGCTGCAACACAACCGAGGTGAGACGGGG CACCGTCCTCATTTCAAAG AGCCGACCCCAGAAAGGGACAACAGCCCTGATCCTGGGAGAGACTCTGTCAGTCCGGTCCCTGATATGGACTGGAAGAGGCTGCGTCTGTCACTGCACTCCCCTGTGCTCGGTCCTCTCAACAAGCCCATTGTCCCCGTGCGG AACACTGAAAAGTCCAAAGACTGGTACAAGACAATGTTCAAACAGATACACAGAATACCCG AGCCAATTGAGGAAAACCCTTACCGCCCCACCTACGTTTTCCCCGACAACTATGACATTCAGACGAAATCCAAAG ATGATTGTCCCACTCCCTTCAGTTACTTGGAAGATG TGAGAGCGGTCCCCCGCTCAAAGAGCGACATGGAGGTGGACTCAAGAGGCCGGTCCATGCCTGTGCCAACgcgctcctcctccctcagacCCTCCGCCAAAAG GAACGAGTGGGAGCCCCCGGATAAAAAGGTAGACACCAGGAAGTACCGCGCCGAGCCCAAGAGCATCTTTGAGTACGAGCCGGGGAAATCGTCGGTGCTGAAGCTGGAGAGAACG ACTCAGGATGTAAATCCAGAAGATGTAGATTTAGAGAATGAGCCTTGGTATAAATTCTTTTCAGAGATGGAGTTTGACAACGCG AGTGCCCCCTCTTTCAGCCCCCTGGAAACTGCCTCCGACCTGCAGCAGTA CTCCTCGAGCAAGTCTGGACACAGCGAGGTGGAGAAGGACGGGGGATCATCCACGGGTGAGCCCGGAGCTCCAGAATGCGACCGCCAtgtttacaagagtgtcctggagGGCGGCGACATTCCCCTACAAGGTCTACGGGCCCTAAACAAGCGCCAAGCCAGCTCCTCCTCATCTAAAG TGGATTATAAAGGTGGGAATGGCTATATAATTTCACCCTGCTCCTCTGTAAATAGTCGATCGGTTCTTGCCAGTAATGCAATAGGCAACCAGTGTAAGAGTATGAAGCCTCTATCTGCTGCCAAAGCCTGCATACCCCAAATCCTGCCCTCTAAGTTCAAACCCAAGCTGCTGCCGCCCAGTGGTGACAGTCAGGAAAGCAGGACTCGAGCTGTCAGGCACCCGAAGGCCCACAGCTGTGAGGATCTGTACACGGGGCCATGTGGCACAGACTTTGCTGGAGCGGACGAAAGGGCGAGCGGGCAGCGTTCACACTCCGAGTCCAGCTGCGGCGGCGAGTGTCCGGACGGCCTCAAGAGCGTCTCCCCCGCCATCAGGAGGAGCGCATCCCACTTCTCCGGCCTGTACAGGACCATGCATCAAATCCAGCGGCCCAGCTCGGCCGGCTGCAGCCCCCACGGCAGCGTCCGCAGCCTGGCCTCTCTTTTTGAGAAGTCGCAGGCCGACGGGGGCGAGAGGTCCGAGGCGGACGGCGGGGGCAACATTCCACGGGCGGCCGTGTCGTCGCGGGTCAGCGAGTTTGAAGTGATCATCCGGCGGTCCACCTCGCCGCCCAgccgctcctcctccctgcCCGCCCTGTACTCGGGCCACAGCCCCGCCCACAGCCCCGCCCACCTCTACATGGCTTCTGCAGTGTCAGCGGAGTCACTTTTGGTAGCTGACACCACCCAGACGGATGCCTGCTCCCCGGCGGAGGCAGACGGCAGGAGCTGTGGGGAGGAGGTGCTGTCGCCAGGAGGCGTGACCGTGGAGGAGGCTGCGTCCCCCTCCGAGGACAGACACGGGGTCAGGACTGATTCCCCCTCCAACACTGAGGCCGAGGTTGAGCTGATCTTCAGTAAAGGTTCCCCAGAACTGAACCACCAGCACGTGGGTGGATCAAAAAGTCCTCCTGCCCTGCTTACAGCGTCGCCTCTGCAACACAaccatctccaccaccaccaccaccacctgcaccacctgAACCATCAACTCCCACTCAAACCCAGCAAGTGCAAAGGCTCTTGCCCGGCCTCTTACACCCGCTTCACCACCATCCTGCGACACGAGAGGCAGCAGGCCTCGACCCAACAGGAGAGGCTGCCGCCTCTGGAGAAGAAGACCACGCTGCCCGGGAACCTCTTTCTCATGGGCCCGGCTCCCTTCAGGTTGAGGAAGAACCTGCAGTCCCACCAGAGTCGGAGGAGCCTGCCGGCCACTAAAGTGATGGCGGGCACCCCGAGGCCCAGCGCTTTGTCTCCTGAGCCCAGACCTCTAATCCCGCAGCGCCTGTCCTCCCTGGAGGTCCTGGAGAGGCTGAGTAACGGAGATGAAAGCAACAATGACCACCTGAGTAACGGGCAGGGCTTGGACGCCAACGGGAACCTACTGAAGCCGCTGGCACTTCACCGCAGAG ACTCGTCCCCAGTTCTCGGGGAGAGCCCGGACGAAGTGTTGCGAAGGCGTCATGGGGACAAAGAG AAAATCTTGGAGGAGCAGCGGCGGCTGAAGCGAGAACAGGAAGAGGCCGACACGGCGTCCAGGCGGCACACGGGCATCGTCCCCACGCACCACCAGTTCATCACCAACGAGCGCTTCGGAGACCTGCTCAACATCACGGATAACGCGGAGAAGAGGAAATCAGGCGTCGAG AGAACTCCGGCCATGGCTCGCTTCGACTTCCGAGCAGAAACTCTGAA GGAGCTGCCGTTCCAGAAGGGAGACATTGTCTACATCATTCGACAGGTGGATCAAAACTGGTACGAAGGGGAACACCATGGAAGAGTTGGCATTTTCCCTCAAAGTTACGTCGAG ctcctcccccccacagAGAAAGCCCAGCCAAAGAAAAGCGCCCCGGTGCAGGTGCTGGAATACGGAGAGGCCGTCGCCCGCTTCAACTTCAACGGGGACACGGTGGTGGAAATGTCCTTCAGGAAG GGAGAGAGGATCACGCTCATTCGCAGAGTCGATGAAAACTGGTATGAAGGCAAAATCTCGGGCACCAACCGCCAAGGCATCTTCCCCGTCACCTACGTCGAAGTGAACAGACGACCCCGAGTCAAAAACGGGATGGAGTACCTGGACCCTCCGGTCAGCCAGTCGCCGCAGCGCAGCACCAACGCGTCTCCTCAG CTGTATCGTAACCGTCTGACCACCTCCCCGCTGCCCCTCCCGCGCTCCCCCCGCCGCTCCGTGTCCCCCGAGGTCCACGCCATCTCCTCCGAGTGGATCTCCCTGACTGTGGGAGGGGGGAGCCCCCCCGCCGCCCCCACGCCCCCCCTGCCGCCGCTGCCCTCCGTGTCCTACCGCTGCGGCGAGTACCTGCCCCCGCCCTACTCCGCCAGCCCCGTGCCTCCCATCACCGGCAGCCCATACTGGGCCTCCCCCATGGCCTCCCCGTCCGCCTCGCCTCTTCCCCCGCCTTACCCGCCCAGACCCAACTCCACCACACCCTTCCTCACGTTCACCCCGCCTCAGGGGGGGGACTTCCTGCTCTCCCTTCACTCTCCACGTCTGTCCCGCAGTGCGAGTCCCTGCGGAGGGCCCGTGCTGGAGGGCTGGGTGAGGGGGGAGAAGGAGTTGACGGAGGGGGAAGGCGCAGAGGGAGACGGGGGTCACGCAGCCCCGGGCGGCAGGCGAAATAGCCCCTCGGAG TTTGGAAAGAACGAGGCTGACCATCACGAACGGAGCTCGAGGAGCCCTGTGATGCTCTTCGACATCcaagacaacaacaacgtgaactCTTTTGCG GAGGCAGTGTGTAATGAGATCTTGAATATAGCTGAGACCTCGGTGAGGTACTGCAGCACCCTGTCCCACCACCCTCATGACTCTGTCCATAGACTGCACCCCCACCCCAGTAAACAATCTCTCATCATTTCCCAGCAACCCCTGTCCCACAGCAGCAGCCCGGAGCCGAACCGCCTCAGCTGTGGAAT TTTCCAGGCTCTGTACAGTTACGTGCCGCAGAACGAAGACgagctggagctgcaggaggggGATCTCGTCAGTGTCATGGAGAAGTGCGATGACGGCTGGTTTGTCG GAACCTCGAAGAGGACAAAACAGTTTGGGACGTTCCCTGGGAATTACGTGAAGGAGGCGAAACTGTAA